From the Chloroflexota bacterium genome, one window contains:
- a CDS encoding nuclease produces the protein MPSLKTYDLFISHAWTYDDDYYRLVQFLDDANWFKYRNYSVPQHDPLDANNASRLMAALDRQIRPVNVVLIISGMYVTYRDWIQYEIEVAQSYNKPVVGIRPWGSQRVPVAVQSAATEMVGWNTSSIVGAIRRNSI, from the coding sequence GTGCCGAGCCTCAAGACCTATGATCTGTTCATCAGTCATGCTTGGACGTACGACGACGACTATTACAGGCTGGTCCAATTCTTGGATGACGCCAATTGGTTCAAATATCGAAACTACAGCGTCCCCCAGCACGACCCACTGGATGCAAACAATGCCTCTCGACTTATGGCGGCGCTCGACCGACAGATTCGGCCGGTCAATGTAGTCCTTATCATCTCAGGGATGTATGTGACCTACAGGGATTGGATTCAATACGAGATCGAAGTGGCCCAGAGCTATAACAAGCCGGTAGTCGGGATTAGGCCCTGGGGCTCGCAGCGTGTTCCCGTCGCAGTTCAGTCGGCCGCGACAGAAATGGTTGGATGGAACACAAGCTCAATTGTCGGGGCGATTCGGAGGAACTCCATTTGA
- a CDS encoding N-6 DNA methylase, producing the protein MERIDTLRQPSSPAAKAASAPLVFADLSITDDERGDHDTVVVSEAIRQGAQGRQHSGAESQEGRVVKGPPSHDVSVMQPFSNYVGSIERLARTVVSAGLGDLTAEATPVLNGGPGEALRKAVDLVTRKSTGAFFSSSDLSDELVSTLAKPINEDSRILDPACGSGDLLLACSRHLPIAASLVDTLESWGQQLYGLDLYPEFIRATRARLVLAAALRGRWNATQGLAESESWFPGIRVGDGLAIPKDLAQATHVVLNPPFNLIQTPQDVEWSSGQVSAAAVFLNHVFVACKDETNVVAILPDVLRSGTRYGRWRENISQQATVRRVSIWGTFDPWADVDVFLFEALIRSGSFETSMAAWTGPKETEVTATLSTVAKVSVGSLVPHRHSNRGRWHPYLHALGLAKWGTVKVVDLPKKRFNGTVFAPPFVVVRRTSRPGDSGRAIGTVILGDRPVAVENHLMVVKPKDATLDTCLQILDLLRSDATDRWLDHRIRCRHLTVSALNDLPWQAD; encoded by the coding sequence ATGGAACGCATCGATACTCTGCGGCAACCCTCCTCACCGGCGGCAAAGGCGGCTTCGGCTCCCCTTGTCTTCGCGGATCTCTCTATCACTGACGACGAGCGCGGTGACCATGACACTGTGGTCGTTTCTGAGGCGATTCGTCAAGGCGCACAAGGAAGGCAGCACAGCGGTGCAGAGAGTCAGGAGGGGCGAGTAGTTAAGGGACCTCCTTCCCATGACGTATCAGTAATGCAGCCGTTCTCCAACTACGTTGGGTCGATTGAGCGGCTGGCAAGGACAGTGGTGTCTGCAGGCTTAGGTGACCTAACTGCCGAAGCGACTCCTGTTCTAAACGGTGGACCAGGGGAAGCACTCCGAAAAGCTGTCGATCTTGTCACGCGCAAATCGACTGGGGCCTTCTTCAGCAGCTCCGATTTGTCGGATGAACTTGTCAGTACCCTTGCGAAGCCCATAAACGAAGATTCTAGGATTCTCGATCCAGCTTGCGGGTCCGGCGACTTGCTGCTGGCATGCTCACGTCATTTGCCCATAGCGGCTAGCCTGGTTGATACGCTCGAATCTTGGGGCCAACAGCTGTATGGCCTCGACCTATATCCGGAGTTTATTCGTGCCACCCGAGCGAGGTTAGTACTGGCTGCCGCTCTCCGTGGTCGATGGAATGCAACGCAAGGGCTTGCAGAATCCGAATCTTGGTTTCCCGGGATCAGGGTCGGAGACGGTTTGGCGATTCCGAAGGACTTGGCACAAGCTACGCATGTCGTACTCAACCCCCCGTTTAACCTCATCCAGACGCCCCAGGACGTAGAGTGGTCCAGTGGTCAGGTGTCGGCGGCAGCCGTGTTTCTGAATCACGTATTTGTTGCGTGTAAGGATGAGACCAATGTAGTGGCGATACTGCCGGACGTACTGAGGTCGGGAACTCGGTATGGAAGATGGCGCGAAAACATTAGCCAACAGGCTACTGTCAGGCGCGTCTCGATTTGGGGGACATTTGACCCTTGGGCGGATGTGGACGTGTTCTTATTTGAGGCCTTGATCCGCAGTGGCAGCTTCGAAACCTCAATGGCTGCCTGGACTGGACCCAAAGAAACGGAGGTTACGGCTACATTGAGTACAGTCGCAAAGGTCTCCGTCGGGTCTTTGGTGCCTCATCGTCACAGCAATCGAGGCCGTTGGCATCCGTACCTGCATGCCTTGGGTTTAGCAAAATGGGGGACGGTCAAAGTTGTTGACCTTCCCAAGAAGCGCTTCAACGGGACGGTCTTCGCCCCACCGTTCGTGGTCGTGCGCCGCACTTCGCGTCCAGGCGATTCTGGCCGTGCGATCGGCACAGTGATACTCGGAGACAGACCCGTTGCTGTGGAGAACCACCTTATGGTCGTTAAACCCAAGGATGCCACCCTTGACACCTGTCTACAGATTTTGGATCTGCTACGAAGTGACGCGACAGATAGGTGGCTTGACCATCGGATTAGATGCCGGCATCTAACTGTTAGTGCCCTAAACGACCTACCTTGGCAGGCCGACTGA
- a CDS encoding helix-turn-helix domain-containing protein, whose translation MEARDTRWISVTEVARHLGVARDTVYRWIDSRGLPAHRVGRFWKFQLSEVDAWVKSGEAEVPNNADLGDLTRRKR comes from the coding sequence ATGGAAGCAAGGGATACTCGTTGGATTTCTGTCACTGAAGTTGCCCGGCATCTGGGTGTAGCCCGCGACACTGTGTACCGTTGGATCGACTCCAGAGGATTGCCGGCTCACCGAGTTGGTCGCTTCTGGAAGTTTCAATTGTCCGAGGTTGACGCATGGGTAAAGTCAGGAGAGGCGGAAGTTCCCAACAACGCAGACTTAGGCGATTTGACAAGACGGAAACGTTAG
- a CDS encoding GHKL domain-containing protein — translation MSEHLRFSPDILRRLGEELVPQIEQGIVELVRNSYDADAVSCRVELVGVDKLGGTLRIEDDGLGMDYDAIRSGWLILGRSNKPGRSLTALGRRPVGEKGLGRLAALRMGRRVTLSTRPASKPLTEYTLEIDWSKFEAISVVEDVALEVIEGSTKKPPGTSIEVTDLSVTFGRREVERLARALLLLADPFDDSQGFHPVLISPEFYDLEQRVRNAYFDDAVYYMHAELDKQGRSHVDVYDPRTKALRWSGQNADLSKTTYSTVASEFELWAFLLDGASFTNRRATVTEVRNWLEVIGGVHLYHRGLRVHPYGDSGHDWLDMNLLRTRNPELRPSTNTSIGRVIVPDPDQILTEKTDRTGFLESSAFSEMRRFAIDSLEWMARQRLDERETKKRKSKASTSSGITRARNRLRKEVDVLPPEQRSRVSQAVQSLETVRQRQEAILREDLQLYRTLASLGTTIAVFAHEAAKPVGQIKSMAHSIGRRGKRELGPAYHNVLETPVSIVLKSARALESYASFPLAMLRREKRRFGEVDINSVALDIIELFQPFLEDSKISCKARLDEGRPRVWGSVAALESILSNLITNAVNAFSQQQQAQLEREILVATQVSESSLLISVKDNGPGIIELPIEEIWLPGRTSIPGGTGLGLTIVRDAVTDLGGDVHAIANGELGGAEIVVTLPLMGVEG, via the coding sequence ATGAGCGAGCACCTACGATTCTCTCCCGACATTTTGCGTCGCCTTGGCGAAGAGCTTGTTCCTCAAATCGAACAAGGAATCGTCGAATTGGTCCGAAACTCCTACGATGCCGACGCCGTAAGTTGTCGAGTCGAACTCGTAGGCGTGGACAAGTTGGGAGGCACCCTCCGGATTGAGGATGACGGATTGGGAATGGACTACGACGCCATCCGGTCAGGCTGGCTCATCCTCGGACGATCAAACAAACCGGGCCGTAGCCTAACGGCACTGGGCAGGAGGCCTGTCGGCGAAAAGGGGCTGGGCAGGTTGGCTGCGCTACGGATGGGCCGCCGCGTAACGCTGAGTACTCGACCGGCTTCGAAGCCTTTGACTGAATACACGCTGGAAATAGACTGGTCTAAGTTTGAAGCGATAAGTGTAGTGGAAGATGTAGCCTTAGAGGTCATCGAGGGATCGACTAAGAAACCTCCAGGCACCTCCATCGAGGTTACGGATCTATCCGTGACGTTTGGGCGCCGCGAAGTCGAACGGCTTGCCAGAGCGCTGCTGCTATTGGCCGACCCATTTGACGATAGCCAGGGATTTCACCCTGTATTGATATCTCCTGAGTTCTACGATCTGGAGCAGCGAGTGCGGAACGCATACTTCGATGACGCGGTGTACTACATGCATGCAGAGCTCGACAAGCAGGGACGGTCGCACGTCGATGTGTACGATCCCAGAACCAAGGCACTTCGGTGGTCAGGACAAAATGCTGACCTGTCCAAGACTACATACTCTACGGTGGCGTCCGAATTCGAACTGTGGGCTTTCCTGCTCGATGGGGCTAGCTTCACAAATCGCCGCGCGACAGTTACGGAGGTGAGGAACTGGCTTGAAGTTATAGGTGGTGTCCACCTCTACCACCGAGGATTGCGAGTTCATCCGTACGGAGATTCGGGGCACGATTGGCTCGACATGAATTTGCTCAGAACCAGAAATCCGGAGCTGCGACCTTCAACTAATACGTCGATTGGTCGAGTCATCGTCCCTGACCCGGATCAGATCCTCACGGAGAAGACTGACCGAACAGGGTTTCTGGAGAGTTCAGCCTTTAGTGAGATGCGCCGCTTCGCGATCGACTCACTGGAATGGATGGCCCGTCAGAGGCTTGATGAACGAGAGACCAAGAAACGAAAGAGCAAAGCGAGTACCTCATCTGGCATAACGCGGGCCCGCAACAGACTACGCAAGGAGGTAGATGTCCTGCCACCCGAGCAACGTTCACGTGTATCGCAGGCCGTGCAGAGTTTGGAGACCGTTAGACAAAGGCAGGAGGCAATTCTGCGGGAGGACCTTCAGCTTTATCGAACGCTGGCCAGTCTGGGCACAACAATTGCCGTGTTCGCGCACGAGGCTGCCAAGCCAGTCGGGCAAATCAAAAGCATGGCGCATAGCATAGGTCGCAGGGGCAAGAGAGAACTGGGACCAGCCTATCACAACGTGTTGGAAACACCCGTCTCAATAGTCCTAAAGTCAGCAAGGGCTCTGGAGAGCTATGCTTCTTTTCCGTTAGCAATGCTCCGGCGGGAGAAGCGACGCTTTGGTGAGGTCGACATCAATTCCGTGGCACTCGACATCATAGAGCTGTTTCAACCCTTTCTGGAAGACTCCAAGATCTCTTGTAAGGCACGGCTCGATGAAGGTCGGCCAAGAGTCTGGGGTAGCGTAGCTGCACTTGAATCCATCCTTAGCAATCTAATCACTAACGCGGTCAACGCCTTTAGCCAACAGCAGCAAGCTCAACTGGAGCGCGAGATTCTGGTTGCGACTCAAGTGAGCGAATCCTCACTGCTCATCTCAGTTAAGGACAACGGACCAGGGATCATAGAGCTGCCAATTGAAGAAATCTGGCTCCCAGGTCGTACGAGCATACCCGGAGGCACGGGTCTGGGACTGACCATAGTCAGGGATGCTGTCACTGATCTTGGCGGAGACGTTCACGCAATAGCCAATGGGGAGCTGGGGGGTGCCGAGATCGTTGTGACTCTACCGTTAATGGGAGTTGAAGGATGA